The proteins below come from a single Aegilops tauschii subsp. strangulata cultivar AL8/78 chromosome 6, Aet v6.0, whole genome shotgun sequence genomic window:
- the LOC109765013 gene encoding transcription termination factor MTERF8, chloroplastic gives MLHLRQRIVSHIISSPATSSVSPATSAVSSLRRLLSAAAAPVSPYPSGFAIEDYLVDSCGLTRSQAIKAATKLSHLKSPTKPNAVLAFLSGLGLSGADAAAVIAKDPLFLCAGVETTLVPVVDGLEGLGLSRPGIARLMSLAYINFRCRSIVSKMQYYLPLFGSFDNFFRALQRSSYLLSSDLDKVINPNVVFLRECGLDDCDIAKLCIRVPRMLTTNPERVRAMGAYAERLGMPRGSGMYRIALHAVSFLSEEKITAKVDYLKKTFSWSDAEVVMALSKAPMLLKRSKDILRRRFEFLVSEVGLEPAYIAHRPVMLYYSLEDRLMPRCYVLKFLKENGLVDRDLSFSSALSIQEKYFMEKYIRPHNEAAPHLADDYAAACRGEVPASFIFT, from the coding sequence atgCTCCATCTCCGGCAGCGCATCGTTTCCCATATCATCTCCTCCCCCGCCACCTCTTCCGTCTCCCCCGCCACCTCTGCCGTCTcctcactccgccgcctcctctccgCAGCCGCCGCCCCCGTTTCCCCGTACCCCAGTGGATTCGCCATCGAGGACTACCTCGTCGACAGCTGCGGCCTCACCCGATCCCAAGCCATCAAGGCCGCCACGAAGCTCTCCCACCTCAAGTCCCCCACCAAACCCAACGCCGTCCTCGCCTTCCTCTCCGGCCTCGGCCTCTCCGGCGCCGAtgccgccgccgtcatcgccaAAGATCCGCTCTTCCTCTGCGCCGGCGTGGAGACAACCCTGGTCCCCGTCGTCGACGGACTCGAGGGCCTCGGTCTGTCGCGTCCTGGGATCGCCCGCCTCATGTCGCTCGCCTACATCAACTTCCGCTGCAGATCCATCGTCTCCAAGATGCAGTACTACCTGCCCCTCTTCGGCTCCTTCGACAACTTCTTCCGCGCGCTCCAGCGCTCATCCTACCTTCTCTCGTCGGACCTGGACAAGGTTATCAATCCCAATGTCGTGTTCCTGCGGGAGTGCGGGCTAGATGATTGCGATATTGCCAAGCTGTGTATCCGAGTGCCGAGGATGCTGACCACCAACCCGGAGCGCGTCCGGGCAATGGGGGCATATGCTGAAAGATTAGGCATGCCCCGGGGTTCTGGGATGTACAGAATTGCGCTACATGCTGTCTCATTCCTCAGCGAGGAGAAGATCACTGCTAAAGTGGACTACCTGAAGAAGACGTTCAGCTGGTCGGATGCTGAGGTTGTCATGGCTTTGTCTAAAGCTCCAATGCTGCTGAAGAGGTCAAAGGACATCCTGCGGCGCAGGTTCGAGTTCCTTGTCTCTGAGGTGGGTTTGGAACCGGCATACATTGCTCATCGGCCGGTAATGCTCTATTATAGCCTGGAGGATCGGCTCATGCCCCGGTGCTATGTTCTAAAGTTCCTCAAGGAAAATGGATTGGTAGATCGCGACCTGAGCTTCTCTAGTGCACTCTCAATTCAGGAGAAGTATTTCATGGAGAAGTACATACGCCCTCACAACGAAGCTGCGCCACACCTTGCCGATGACTATGCAGCCGCTTGCAGAGGGGAGGTGCCAGCTAGTTTCATATTTACTTGA